From the genome of Gemmatimonas phototrophica, one region includes:
- the coaE gene encoding dephospho-CoA kinase (Dephospho-CoA kinase (CoaE) performs the final step in coenzyme A biosynthesis.) — MAHALHLALTGNIASGKSTVAALFASHGATIIDADLLAREAVAPGSPGLAAVVAHFGPAVLQPNGTLDRAALREQVFADPAARDALNAIVHPDVRRRREVAVQDALARGDQVIISDIPLLFEVGLEQQFDGVILVDAAPAVRLGRLVRDRGLSAEEAQRMIDAQWPSERKRAGATWIIDNDGPREALVTQVAAVWDAIERARR; from the coding sequence ATGGCCCACGCACTCCATCTCGCGCTGACGGGAAACATCGCCAGCGGGAAGTCCACGGTGGCGGCCCTGTTCGCCAGCCACGGCGCCACGATCATCGATGCCGACCTGCTCGCACGCGAGGCCGTGGCACCGGGATCTCCCGGGCTTGCCGCCGTGGTGGCGCATTTCGGCCCCGCGGTGCTCCAGCCCAATGGAACGCTGGACCGTGCCGCGCTGCGCGAGCAGGTGTTTGCCGACCCCGCCGCGCGCGACGCGCTGAATGCAATCGTGCATCCAGATGTGCGCCGCCGACGCGAGGTGGCGGTACAGGACGCGCTGGCCCGTGGCGATCAGGTGATCATCTCGGACATTCCGCTCCTGTTCGAAGTGGGATTGGAGCAGCAGTTCGACGGGGTCATCCTGGTGGACGCCGCGCCGGCGGTACGACTGGGGCGTCTGGTGCGCGACCGGGGGCTCTCCGCCGAGGAGGCGCAGCGCATGATCGATGCCCAATGGCCGTCGGAGCGGAAGCGGGCGGGGGCGACCTGGATCATCGACAATGACGGCCCCCGGGAGGCCCTGGTGACCCAAGTGGCAGCGGTCTGGGACGCCATTGAGCGCGCGCGCCGCTGA
- the gcvH gene encoding glycine cleavage system protein GcvH: protein MSNIPADLRYTKEHEYVQSTSEGDVVVIGITDYAQGELGDIVYVELPKVGATYGSHDVFGTVEAVKAVSELFMPVAGEVVEVNGRLDGEPALINNDPYGDGWMIKVRVAPGGDAGLMSADDYRTQLGE, encoded by the coding sequence GTGTCGAACATCCCCGCCGATCTGCGCTATACCAAGGAACATGAGTACGTACAGTCCACGTCGGAGGGTGACGTGGTGGTTATCGGCATTACCGATTATGCGCAGGGCGAACTGGGCGATATCGTGTACGTTGAGTTGCCCAAAGTAGGCGCCACCTATGGGTCGCATGATGTGTTCGGCACGGTCGAAGCCGTGAAGGCCGTTTCCGAGCTGTTCATGCCGGTGGCAGGAGAGGTCGTAGAGGTGAACGGACGCCTGGACGGTGAACCGGCGCTCATTAACAACGACCCGTACGGCGACGGCTGGATGATCAAGGTGCGAGTCGCCCCCGGCGGCGACGCGGGGCTCATGAGCGCGGACGACTATCGCACGCAGCTGGGCGAGTAA
- a CDS encoding helix-turn-helix transcriptional regulator: MGVIATLLAHEPRLARLKSAARDRYRFVPCEDWTSLTRACERGPINVVVFDLYVDGRADFERVRQLRIRVPRAALVAYVDVTRERAKDMFDAGRCGIDVLIVADETDTPQMLATLLDQAEARSVSSLLKPHLAGLRSVVRDAVMLSVTRAHERLTPDSLARLIAVSRRLLSKRLEGAQLPPPHQLLTWGRLIVAASMLEDGSRSADGVASALDFPSGSAFRNTCQRYLGCTPHQIRLRGGASWVIQELLVNREKRRQVSDLDDDLADSAAA; this comes from the coding sequence ATGGGCGTAATCGCGACGTTGCTCGCGCATGAACCACGACTCGCACGGCTCAAGAGCGCCGCGCGGGATCGATATCGGTTTGTGCCCTGCGAAGACTGGACCTCCCTTACACGGGCGTGTGAGCGCGGGCCAATCAATGTGGTCGTCTTCGACCTGTATGTGGACGGCCGCGCCGACTTCGAGCGAGTTCGTCAGCTGCGCATTCGTGTCCCTCGTGCGGCGCTGGTGGCGTATGTGGATGTTACCCGGGAACGTGCCAAGGATATGTTCGACGCCGGGCGCTGCGGGATTGACGTCCTGATCGTGGCGGATGAGACCGATACGCCGCAGATGCTCGCGACGCTGCTCGATCAGGCCGAGGCCCGCAGCGTGTCCAGCTTGCTCAAGCCGCACCTCGCCGGCCTCCGCAGCGTGGTACGTGATGCAGTGATGCTATCCGTAACGCGGGCGCATGAGCGGCTCACCCCGGACAGTCTGGCGCGATTGATTGCCGTCTCCCGCCGGTTGCTGTCGAAGCGCCTGGAAGGAGCGCAGTTGCCGCCGCCGCACCAGTTGCTCACGTGGGGCCGCCTCATTGTCGCGGCCAGCATGCTGGAAGACGGATCTCGCAGTGCAGATGGCGTGGCCAGCGCACTCGATTTCCCCTCCGGATCGGCCTTCCGGAACACCTGCCAGCGGTACCTGGGCTGCACGCCGCACCAGATTCGGTTACGGGGCGGCGCAAGCTGGGTAATTCAGGAACTGCTCGTGAATCGAGAGAAGCGCCGTCAAGTGTCCGACCTCGACGACGACCTCGCCGATTCGGCTGCGGCCTGA